The Leucothrix mucor DSM 2157 DNA window ATCGGGTGGTGAGAAGCGCCGTGTTGCGCTGTGCCGATTGTTATTGTCATCGCCTGATATGTTGATTCTCGATGAGCCAACCAACCACCTTGATGCAGAGTCAGTGGCGTGGTTGGAGCGCTTCCTACAGGACTTCGCGGGTACGGTGGTTGCGGTAACGCATGATCGTTATTTCTTGGATAATGTAGCTGGCTGGATTCTGGAACTAGATCGCGGACAAGGTATTCCGTGGGAAGGCAATTATTCCTCTTGGCTTGATCAAAAGGAAACGCGCCTCACGCTGGAAAAGAAATCCGAGCAAGGTCGCCTCAAAGCCATCAAAGAAGAACTGGAATGGGTGCGCTCAAATCCTAAGGGACGTCAGGCGAAAAGCAAAGCGCGTATGCAACGCTTCGAAGAATTGTCTTCCAGCGATTATCAGGCTCGCTCAGAAACCAATGAGATTTACATTGCGCCCGGCCCACGTCTGGGTGATTTGGTGATTGAAGCCAAAGGCATTAGTAAATCGTTTGGTGATCGGGTGTTGTATGAAGACCTCAACTTCAATCTACCCCGTGGTGGCATCGTCGGGATTATCGGACCTAATGGTGCGGGTAAAACCACGCTATTTCGTATGATTACCGGTGAAGAAACGCCGGATAAAGGTGAGTTTATCGTCGGTGAAAGTGTGCAGATTGGTTATGTCGATCAATCACGCGACTCGCTTGCTGATGATCGATCGGTCTGGGAAGAAATTGCCGATGGCCAAGAGGTCATCACCGTAGGCGGTTATCAGATCTCGTCCCGTGCTTATTGCGGACGTTTCAACTTTAAGGGTGACTCTCAACAGAAACGCGTTGGCGACCTGTCCGGTGGTGAACGTAACCGAGTGCATTTGGCGAAACTGCTTAAATCCGGCGGCAACTTAATGCTGCTCGATGAGCCG harbors:
- the ettA gene encoding energy-dependent translational throttle protein EttA; this encodes MAQYIYTMNGVGKVVPPGKHILKDIYLNFFPGAKIGVLGYNGAGKSTLLRIMAGLDTDIIGEARPQPGINIGYLAQEPQLNPDKDVRGNVEEGLAVILEAQAKLDAVYAAYAEPDADFDALAAEQGRLENILQASDVQNLEHTLEVAADALRLPPWDADVSTLSGGEKRRVALCRLLLSSPDMLILDEPTNHLDAESVAWLERFLQDFAGTVVAVTHDRYFLDNVAGWILELDRGQGIPWEGNYSSWLDQKETRLTLEKKSEQGRLKAIKEELEWVRSNPKGRQAKSKARMQRFEELSSSDYQARSETNEIYIAPGPRLGDLVIEAKGISKSFGDRVLYEDLNFNLPRGGIVGIIGPNGAGKTTLFRMITGEETPDKGEFIVGESVQIGYVDQSRDSLADDRSVWEEIADGQEVITVGGYQISSRAYCGRFNFKGDSQQKRVGDLSGGERNRVHLAKLLKSGGNLMLLDEPTNDLDVETLRALEEALLNFPGCAVVISHDRWFLDRIATHILAFEGDSQAVWFEGNYSDYEEDYKRRHGNKELNPERIKYKKLKTA